The genomic stretch gggggggggggggggggggggggggaataggaaaGTGGAAGGGTTGCAGGGGAGAATTGAGCATTTGTCTGACGCAGTATGGACTTCTTTGTatcagtaaagaaaaaaataatggggTAAAAAATattaggtacaggtacagaattcgggactcttttttttttttttttttttttttttaaagcctttttggcttttcaatgccccttcttaatatagaaatagtttagggttgcgcaCATGCATATGAAATTtttaaaatgttcattcatcaaaatcgaatggttttattaatgatttagagtcattgtctagaagattcttgaactggtcaatagtttaagctgtttttgttgaatttttcaatgcattccatcctttaattgctctaaagctaaaagaaaacttacgaatgtttgttctgcagaattttgtgaaaaggttagtatttgaacttctggtaacatggagtttgttagtagaaaagaaggtgcaggggtcagtgtcaaccattttattaattatcttgaatacttgtatcatgtctcctctatatcttctgtatttttgtgaaaGCAAGTTTAGTTATTAATTTCAAGTTTTGAATTTGATTGTATTTATCATATtgcataggggtgggggtggggattgcgaTAGATGTGTAAATATGATTCATATGTACTGAAAATATCctctgtttgtatatatgtatatgttcactttttttttcttctttattcatttatctttgtaTGGAGCTGGGAAAGAAGGAGTATGAAAATAATTGCACTTTTCATGATAATTTGAAATATTGGAAACATATCAAATactgtttacctttttttttctttttctatattaGGTTTGAGGCAGTGAAAAGAAAATTTGTTAATAAtattttgaagggaaaaaaaaacataaaaatttcAAGGCAGCAGAATGGGGAATTATAAAGACTGTTTCTAAGAAGATCTGAGGGAACAGAAACCTTCACATTGTCATAGAAGCAGAGGAAGAGAGTTTGTtcatgtgagagagaaacagagagagagagtgtgagagtttgtttatgtgaaagagagagaaacaaagaaagagagtttgtttcatgatatatatatatatatatatatatatatatatatatatacacaaacagtggaaagggtgtgtgtgagtgacagagaaacagaagtttgtgcatgagagtgagagaaagaaagaaagagagagagagtgcgcatgtgagtgagagagtgacgcGTGCGCGCGAGCATTTGACCTGGACCCTtgaccccctcacaccacccccacccccaccacgcccccctccacaGCACTATCTGGTGGACAAGGACACAGCCCACGTGGACCTCCTGGACCTCATCGAGCGCATGCTGGAGTACGTGCCGGAGCTTCGCATCTCCATGCCCGAGGCTCTCCGCCACCCCTTCTTCATCCCCTGCAAGCGAGAGATGCGCGAGATGGAGCTCATGAGGAGCTCCGCCGCCGTGGACGGGGCCGACGCTGCCTCCTCTGCCGCCTCCTCCACCAAGAGCACCACCGCTGCTACCACCACAGCCactgccgctgctactactaacCACACCCCTAACTCCACGGCCCCTTCCCGACCCGGCGGCAGAGGCACTGGTGTCGCTACTACTAACAATGCCCAACCCCCCAGCGTCCCCGAGCCTGTAGTTGTGGGAGGGGTTgataggagagggaggggtgccGGGGTTGGAGCGGGAgcaggaggggggaaaggggttgaGGCCAAGGTCGAGGAGGTGAGGGGCGttgggagggtgagtgggagagggaggaacaaggcaggggagaaggagggggtgggggaaggggtgggagtggaggtggggaaggcagtggagaagaagaggaagggtaaggaagaggaggaggagaagaaggatgttggaggaggagcgagagagggaggagggggaaaaaccaccaccaccaccaccgccaccgtcaCCGCAGGAGCAGCAGCCGCCATAAGCTCGCCGCTGTTGACGACGACGGTCCCCGACGCCCCGAAAAGGTGGGCGGGGCTTCCCTCTGCGAACTACGAGCTGAGCCCTGTCgcctccccaaccccaacacgAACCTCaacgaaaaccaccaccaccaccaccaccacagaaacaCCCAAGCTGGAAGACTCGAGCATCGTGAAACGGCTGGAGCGACAAGCGGCAATTGCAGACTCCCTCAAAGAGCTGGAGACCCGACAGGAAGGTTCCGTCATGGACCGCATCAAGAGCAAAGAGAGGAAACTCGCGGCGAAGCAGTTGGCCGAGGGAAAGACTGAGGCGCCCGTGCAGGCACGGCGAAGACGCCGGGAGAGCAAACAGCTGCGAGAGAAGACGCCACCCCTCAGCCCCCTGGTTACGGAAGAGCTGaagaataaacagagagaggaggaggaggacgaggagggaagCGGAGAGAGCGACGTTTTTGCCACCCCTCAAGCCGAACTggcgaaagaggaggaggaggaggagaaagcccCCGCCCCACCCAAGCCAGGAGAACCAGGTTCGCTGAAGTCGCTTAAGCTGAGAACAGCCGGCGCTGGATTCCCGATGCAGTTTGGGAAGACGGTGATCGACGTGACCCCAGCCTCGCCGCAGTACCAGGACCCGCCGGAAATCGTGGAGGCGCTGGGGATGGGTCACTTCTTCAACCAGAGCACACAGACCCCCGATCGCTTCTACAGAGAGATGTGCCCGAGCCCGCACGAGTTCTCCTCCGTGCCACCACAGATGGACAAGTGCACGCAGACTCCAGCCCAGTTCTACCCCCCGATCCCCACCCAGAACGTCGCCATCGACGCTGGGCAGTTTCCGGAAACTTCCAGTAGTGGTGGGGCGTTCTCTATGGATCAGAGCATGAccacggaggaggaagagagtggtaggggtggtggggtggaggatgaggaggaggaggtgtttgAGGTTGCCCCGGTGACGGTGTCCGTGATGCCGCCGCCGCAGGTGGAGGTGGCCGGGGTGTTCCTCACCCAGGCCcctgaggaggagggagatggaggaggaggtggaggtggggtggaggagtcggtggtggtggtgggtggtaggagtgaggaagggggtggtggaggaggaggaggggtcgtgCCCCCCTGGCAGTGCTCGGTGGAGCTGACCGAGTCCCCAGTGTTTGTGCTCCCGGCCCCTCTGCtgctaccctcctcctcctcctcctccgcccaaaCCTCCCACCCTCCTGCCTCCGcggtccccccttcctcctcctccatctcttctgcTGCAGTCTCCCCAGTAACGGTCACCCTGCAGAAGccgccctcgccccctcccccttcccagcaaccccaccaccccccacaacaacaacaacaacaaccacaaccaaaacACCAACCACCCCCAGTTATCGTCCAGCAGCCACAACCCACGCAGACCCCCGCACGACCCGCATCGCTTCCCAACAAACCCCCGCGTCTTCCGGAACCACCGCCAATCCGCGAAAGCCCTCCTCAAAACCTGCAGTTCTGGCTCAGCCACCGCCTACAGCCGTGGTGAAAGTCCCAGCCGTGGCGTCCATCACGCTTCAGCAACCACCCGCAGTGGCCATGACCAAGTCTCCTCCCCAGCAAGTTCTGCCCCAAGCTACTACAGCAACAGCAGTCGTGAGCAGTTCGCCGTCGCCCCAAGCGCAAGCGGCAGACGCCGGCAGCGCGGATCAGAAACGCGCGCGAGCCAAGCAGAGGAGGGAGCGGAGGCGGAGACCCGGCGGCCCCACGAGCGAGAGCAGCGTGGAGAGCACgtccaccccaccttccacccccacccggAAGAACGCCGAAGGGGGCGGGGAGCAGCGGCTGAAAGCTGCGGCAGCGTCGCCGCCGCCAGCGACGTCCGGAAGCAGTGGAGGAGAGCAGCAGGCTccgcagggtaaaaaaaaagccCCTCCTCCCAGTGCCAGTGCATGTGAGCACCCCGCGCAGTCCAAGGGAGGCAATCACAACGGCCCCCAGCCACCACCCTCAGCTGGTCAGTCCAGGGGAGACAACCCTGTAGGGAGCAGGGAAACTGggcaggaggggaaggaggaggaggagggggtggggagggacaaCAACGGGGCGGTGGAGGTGGTAGTAATcccagggggagagaagaaggagaagaataaagcGGAGCGCCCAAAGTTTTTCTCGGTTTCCTCGCACACATCCGACGCGACGGACGAGTTCGTGCTAGCCTCAGAGTTTTTAGACGATCACCTGTCTAGATAATAAACAACAGCTAGCTGTGTTGTGAAGTGATTCTTGATTTaggggagaagagaaaaaaaaagtgctgcttTTAAATTAAATTAATTTAACTTAAACTTTGTGGTTTGTTGGCCTGCTTGGACATTGGCTGCTGGCCCCATTTTCTACAGAAGGGGGGGTAACCCAGTCAGCGGTTggtcttgtgggttttttttgtcatttccgTCAGTCATTGTCTTTCTGAGCAATCTGTGATGTGCTGTAGCCTAATCCCTTATCCCCAACCATCGTCACAGGTCGGTCGTCCTCATGCTATATCTGTCTTTTGAgacttacca from Babylonia areolata isolate BAREFJ2019XMU chromosome 33, ASM4173473v1, whole genome shotgun sequence encodes the following:
- the LOC143276836 gene encoding uncharacterized protein LOC143276836, encoding MRVEVGGGGREWRNMPASGANKYGPGRSYRTTNNTTTNNNSSATGAEERKVHVEDDADGHLVYRHGDMLQSRYEIVSTLGEGTFGKVVECKDLKRNGGSVAVKIIKNVDKYREAAKLEINVLEKLKEKDPNGKYMCVQMLDWFDYHGHICISFDMLGLSVFDFLKENNYVAYPIEQVRHISYQLCYAVNFLHENQLTHTDLKPENILFVESDFDTLYNSKKRREERRIKQTDIRLIDFGSATFDHEHHSTIVSTRHYRAPEVILELGWSQACDVWSVGCIMFELYTGYTLFQTHDNKEHLAMMERILGSLPYRMAKKTKTNFFYHGRLDWDPLTPAGRYVRENCKPLYHYLVDKDTAHVDLLDLIERMLEYVPELRISMPEALRHPFFIPCKREMREMELMRSSAAVDGADAASSAASSTKSTTAATTTATAAATTNHTPNSTAPSRPGGRGTGVATTNNAQPPSVPEPVVVGGVDRRGRGAGVGAGAGGGKGVEAKVEEVRGVGRVSGRGRNKAGEKEGVGEGVGVEVGKAVEKKRKGKEEEEEKKDVGGGAREGGGGKTTTTTTATVTAGAAAAISSPLLTTTVPDAPKRWAGLPSANYELSPVASPTPTRTSTKTTTTTTTTETPKLEDSSIVKRLERQAAIADSLKELETRQEGSVMDRIKSKERKLAAKQLAEGKTEAPVQARRRRRESKQLREKTPPLSPLVTEELKNKQREEEEDEEGSGESDVFATPQAELAKEEEEEEKAPAPPKPGEPGSLKSLKLRTAGAGFPMQFGKTVIDVTPASPQYQDPPEIVEALGMGHFFNQSTQTPDRFYREMCPSPHEFSSVPPQMDKCTQTPAQFYPPIPTQNVAIDAGQFPETSSSGGAFSMDQSMTTEEEESGRGGGVEDEEEEVFEVAPVTVSVMPPPQVEVAGVFLTQAPEEEGDGGGGGGGVEESVVVVGGRSEEGGGGGGGGVVPPWQCSVELTESPVFVLPAPLLLPSSSSSSAQTSHPPASAVPPSSSSISSAAVSPVTVTLQKPPSPPPPSQQPHHPPQQQQQQPQPKHQPPPPSSKPAVLAQPPPTAVVKVPAVASITLQQPPAVAMTKSPPQQVLPQATTATAVVSSSPSPQAQAADAGSADQKRARAKQRRERRRRPGGPTSESSVESTSTPPSTPTRKNAEGGGEQRLKAAAASPPPATSGSSGGEQQAPQALPERRRKRRPPAAVRPPGEAASVRSAFTIYLAPSHAPPLLPQVPLPAPGEQEQQQQQQGELSLSSSSPSSSPQR